In one window of Minwuia thermotolerans DNA:
- a CDS encoding flagellin — MLSVNTNTGAMLALQQLNATNRDLSEVQTRINTGLKIAGPKDDGAVFAIAQNMRGEIAGFEAVKTALDNAVSVIDVGLAAGQSVSDLLIEMKEKAVAALDQSLETSSRNALQNDFAALRDQIATIVGNAEFNGFNALDGSVSSMSVLANPDGDTITVTAQNMTTGTAGLTLSALSLSTATNAAAARSGIDAAIDAANQQLAVLGTRAKTLDIHTNFVDKLIDSLNTGVGNLVDADLAKESARLQALQIKQQLGTQALSIANQAPQSILSLFG; from the coding sequence ATGCTTTCGGTAAACACCAATACGGGCGCGATGCTGGCCTTGCAGCAGCTCAATGCGACCAACAGGGATCTTTCCGAGGTCCAGACCCGGATCAACACCGGCCTGAAGATCGCCGGTCCCAAGGACGATGGCGCCGTCTTCGCCATCGCGCAGAACATGCGCGGCGAGATCGCCGGCTTCGAGGCCGTGAAGACCGCCCTCGACAACGCGGTCAGCGTCATCGATGTGGGTCTGGCCGCCGGCCAGTCCGTTTCGGACCTGCTGATCGAGATGAAGGAGAAGGCCGTCGCGGCTCTCGATCAGTCGCTCGAGACCTCCAGCCGCAACGCGCTGCAGAATGACTTTGCCGCGCTGCGCGACCAGATCGCGACCATCGTCGGCAACGCGGAGTTCAACGGCTTCAACGCCCTGGACGGTTCCGTCAGCTCCATGTCGGTGCTGGCCAATCCGGACGGCGACACCATCACGGTGACGGCGCAGAACATGACCACGGGGACGGCCGGACTGACGCTGAGCGCGCTCAGCCTGTCCACGGCGACGAACGCCGCGGCCGCCCGCTCCGGCATCGATGCGGCGATCGACGCCGCCAACCAGCAGCTCGCGGTGCTCGGCACCCGGGCCAAGACGCTGGATATCCACACCAATTTCGTCGACAAGCTGATCGACAGCCTGAACACCGGCGTGGGCAATCTGGTGGACGCGGACCTGGCCAAGGAAAGCGCCCGATTGCAGGCGCTGCAGATCAAGCAGCAGCTCGGCACCCAGGCGCTTTCGATCGCCAACCAGGCGCCGCAGTCGATCCTCTCGCTGTTCGGCTAG